From the genome of Allorhodopirellula heiligendammensis:
CGACCTCAACGCATCTGTTAAGCCCCTATCTTGCGCAGATCGTTTGGAAGCTCGTTGGCCCCGAACAAGGTAACCAAATTTTCACGCCGCCATACTTGTTGGCAACGACGGCGCTGTACAACAAGATTCGCAACGTACAAATCCGAATCCTACCCAGCGACTCGCTGATCGCGGTGGAGGTATCCAAGTATGACCAAGGAATTGTGCTTGAATCGCTTCACAATTGCATCGCTCACCAGGACTATCGACTCGGTTCGCGGATCGTGGTCACGGAGAGTCCAGACCGGTTGGTGCTCGAGAACTCGGGGACGTTTTTTGAAGGCCATCCCGACGACTATGTGATGGGACACAAAACACCGCGAAGTTACCGCAATCCGTTCCTGATGCAGGCGATGACGCGTCTGAACATGATCGACACGCTCGGTTACGGCATTCACCGGATGTACGTTGGCCAAGCCGAACGTTTTTTTCCGTTGCCGGATTACGATGTTTCGGAACCGGGAACGGTTCGGTTGACCATTCACGGAGCGATTGTTGATCCGGACTATTCGCGGGCGCTGATTCAACGGACCGAACTGTCCCTGGTCGATATTCGGCTGCTGGATCGGGTGCAAAAACGACTGCCGATCGACAAGACCGCTGTTCAGAGATTGCGGCGGCAGGGCTTAGTCGAAGGTCGTCAACCGAACCTGGTTGTCAGCCCGCAGATTGCCGCGACGACGGACAGAAAAGCCGAGTACATCCGCACCCGTGCTCAAGACGACACGCATTACCAGCGGTTGATCCTCGACTTCATTCAGCAATTCGGCTCGGCAACGCGGGTCGATTTGGACAAAATGCTGATTCCCCATCTGCCTGCCTTGCTGTCGGAAGACCAGCGACGCAATAAAGTGCGAAACTACTTGCAATCGCTGCGAAGAAACAGCGACATTCATCGCCGGTACGAGAACGGCGGGTCACGCTGGTTCATCGGCCCCGAGGCTTCCTCGCTCGAGCAAAAGGGTGTCGGTTCAGAAAGCGACGAGACGTGCTAAGAGCAGCACGATTTAGCTCTGAAACCCGTGTTTTAGCTAGCTACCGAGAGGCGGCCAGCGACGCAACTAACTGCCCAGTAGTCACTTACGCCGTTTGCGGCGAAGTGCCTTTTAGCACGCTTCTAGCAGACCTTTAGCACGCATACGCCATGAAAATTCAGTTCAAAGTCCAAGATTACCAGACCGATGCGGTGGCCGCGGTTGTCGACTGTTTCACCGGTCAGCCGTTGATTGCGACGCCCAAGTACGCCATTGATCCGGGGGCGGCGAAGCGGGAAAAGACAATGTCGCCGCAGGGGAAGGTGACGTATTTCGATGCCTTCGCCGACGATCAGATGGAGGGTTTCCGCAACGCCGATCTGCGGCTGACACCGCCAGAATTACTGGCCAATATCCAGCGGATACAACTCGAACAGAACATCCCGCAGTCGGTGACGCTGGTCACGAACCCGACCTGCGGAATCAATCTCGATGTGGAGATGGAGACCGGCACGGGCAAGACATACTGTTACATCAAGACGATGTTCGAGCTGTACAGGCATTACGGGTGGAACAAATTCATCGTCGTCGTGCCCAGCGTGGCGATCCGT
Proteins encoded in this window:
- a CDS encoding RNA-binding domain-containing protein, with the translated sequence MPRALGELESILHGLIDNWENEVVEFKAVGDSYSTSDIGKYVSALSNEANLRCVDTAWLVFGVDNKTREVVDSSYRRDQERLHSLKKQVADGSSPSLTFREIHEIVVDGARVLMLEIPPAPRGVPISWNGHFYARANESLAALTDDKRDEIRNQTLTQDWTAAIVPDAERRHLSNEAVEKAKANFSIRHKSIFTADEVKHWDEATFLDRAGLTVDGQITRTALLLVGETTSTHLLSPYLAQIVWKLVGPEQGNQIFTPPYLLATTALYNKIRNVQIRILPSDSLIAVEVSKYDQGIVLESLHNCIAHQDYRLGSRIVVTESPDRLVLENSGTFFEGHPDDYVMGHKTPRSYRNPFLMQAMTRLNMIDTLGYGIHRMYVGQAERFFPLPDYDVSEPGTVRLTIHGAIVDPDYSRALIQRTELSLVDIRLLDRVQKRLPIDKTAVQRLRRQGLVEGRQPNLVVSPQIAATTDRKAEYIRTRAQDDTHYQRLILDFIQQFGSATRVDLDKMLIPHLPALLSEDQRRNKVRNYLQSLRRNSDIHRRYENGGSRWFIGPEASSLEQKGVGSESDETC